A segment of the Acidobacteriota bacterium genome:
AGCTCCTCCGGGATCTCCTTGACCCCCAAAATGATGCGGCAATCGCTGAGGTCTTCCTGCACCAGCGCTCCGGCACGGCGATATTCCTCGTCGCTGTAGATGCGCCGCGGCGCCGGCTGTACCGCTACCGTCAGTCCGCGCTCGCGCACCAGCTCTTCGACGTGTAGGGGGCCGAGGGGCGTGCGCCGTTCCCACTCGTTCTTGTCCTCGCGGCGAATTCCTAGATCGATCACTGCATTCTTCTCCGTGCTGATTCAGGCCGCTGGCTCCGGGCATTGGATCCGGGCATTGGCTCGGCCGCTGTCCGTAAGCCGTCGGGGTCTGGCGAATGGTAGCGCGATGCGGGGAGGAAGGCTCCGGGCGGGCGAGGCGAGAGTGTACCATCGGCGGCTTGCAGTTTTGCCCCGGGAGAATTGTAAAAGCTGCCTCTCCGCGGCCCCATGGGGAATCTGTCGATCGGCTGGAGGTGCTGAAACAAGGGACTTGGCCATGTGGAACAGGGCTTGCTCCTAGTTCGGCAGGCTGCGCCCGAGAGTCTCGGGACGCCCCCGGCTCCGGCATCGTAAGACGGCGTCGGCAGACCGTAACGACTAGGAGAATCCCATGCGTTTTGACCCGAGATCGATTGGTTCCAGACTATTGTGCAGCTTTGCGCTGCTGTTCAGCTCGCTTCTCGTCGCCGCCGACGCCCAGGCCGCGGATGTAGAGATCAACGTTTCCAGCAATCTGTTCAATCCGCCCATGGTGGTGATCAATCCCGGCGACACCGTCACCTGGACCAACGTCCAGGGGACTCACAATGTCAACGCCGACGACGGTAGCTTCCGCAGCGGTGATCCCTCACCGGCGCCCTGGACTTTTTCCTTCACCTTCAACACGCCCGGTTCCTTTCCCTACCATTGCGAGGTCCACGGTGGCCCCGGCGGGGAAGGGATGAGCGGCTTGGTGGTGGTCGAGGACGAGGACGCCATGGGCAGTATCGCCTTCACCTCGACGTCCTACAACGTGGTGGAGAGCTCCCAGCAGGCGATGATCACCCTCACCCGTAGCGGTGGCTCGGACGGTGACGTCTCCATCGACTACGCCACCGCCGACGGTACCGCTCTGGAGGGGGCCGACTACGACCAGACCAGCGGTACCCTCACCTGGCTCGACGGGGAGGACGGTCCCAAGAGCTTTGGCGTGCCGATGATCGACGACGTGCTGGGCGAGGGCAACGAATCGTTCACCGTCTCCTTGAGCAATCCCATCGGCGGTGCCACCGTCGGCGAACCGTCGACCGCCACCGTCCAGATTCTCGACGACGACTCCGACGGTCAGCCTTGCGACGCCAATGCCACCGACCTGTGTCTCAACGAGGGCCGCTTCCGGGTGCGCACCACCTGGCGCACTCCCGACGGTGAGAGCGGTGCCGGGCGCGCCATTCCGCTGACCGACGACACCGGCTATTTCTGGTTCTTCGTCGCGTCCAACGTCGAGGTCGTGGTGAAGGTCCTGGACGGCTGCCCGGTCAATGACTTCTACTGGGTCTTCGCCGGTGGCCTGACCAACGTCGAGGTCACTCTGACGGTGGAAGACACCGTCACCGGCCAGGTGATGGTCTACCAGAATCCGGTGCGCACGGCGTTCCAGCCGATCCAGGACACCCGCGCCTTCGCCACCTGCCCATAAAAGTCTCGAAGCTCGGCGGCCAGCGCTCCCGCGCCGGTCGCTGAGCCCAACAGTTGATCAGCACCTCCCGCCCTGGAGAACCTTTTCTCGACGGGGAATCCGGAGCGGGGGTGCTGATCGTTTTTTATTGGATCAGGGGACCAACTGATCGCCGGATTCGTCGAGCACGGTGAGGGCGTCCACCGGGCAGACTTGGCAGGCCTCGACGATCTGGTCGCGCTCGACTTCCTGATCCTCCAAGTCCTCGGTGAAGGCGACGACATCCTCGTCGTCCAGCTCCAGCACCTCCGGAGCGACCCGCACACAGGCTCCGGATCCGATGCAGCTCTCCCGGTCGATGACGACGGTGAGTCCGGCGACTTCCTCTTCTACGGTATTGGCCATTTCCTCGATCCTCTTGCAGTTCTATCCACGATCATAGCTTCCGTCACTCTGAGTTTGGCGCCAATTCCAGGTTGTCACAACGATCAGCAGAACGAGCCCCAGGATCGCCAGCGTCGGCACCGCGATGCCCGCCAGGACGAACTCCGGGCCGGGGATCAGCAGCAGAGCGCTGGCGACGAGCAAAAGCCCGCGCTGGACGGCGCTCAGGCGATGCAGGAAGTAGCCGGCGATGCCCGCGGCGAAGGGCAGAATACCGAGCACGGCGAGGAGCACCGCCGGAGCGATGGTCCACACCGAGGCGGGCTCGCCGCTGGATTCGAGCATCAGCAGCTGGGGGCGCAACACGAACATATAGGGCAGGGTGAAGCCCACCAGGGCGAAGCGGAAAGCGGCGAAGGAGGTGCGCAAGATGCCCGAGCCGGCGATGGATGCGGCGGTGTAGCCGGCGAGGGCCACCGGCGGCGTCACCATGGACATCATGCCGAAATAGAAAATGAATAGATGCGCCGCCAGGGGCACCACCCCCAACCGCCCCAGCACCGGCCCGATGAGAGTGGCCAGCAGCAGATAGCACACCGCCGACGGCAGCCCCATGCCGAGGACGATGGAGGAGATCATGATCGCCCCCAGGGCCAGTAGCAGGCTCTCTTGAGCCAGGGGCAGGATGGCGGCGGGCAGGCGGGTGCCGACGCCGGTGAGGGTGACCACCCCGAGGATGATGCCGACGCAGGCGGCGGCGGCGATGAGGGGCAACATGTCCTTGGCCGTCTTGCCCAGGGCCGCCACCAGATCCCCGGGCCGCAGGCGGGTGCTGGCGTGGCAGAGGGCCAGGACGACGATGGCCACCAGCGCCAGGGTGACGGCGCGGAAGGGCGTGTAGCCCAGCAGCAGAAAGGCGATGAGGGCCAGGAAGGCGCCGCCGAAGACCACGCCGCCGAAAGCCGGAGCGGACGGCAGGCTGACCTCCGAATCCGCCCTCTCCCCGACTCGCCGGGAGCGGAAGTGAACGATGAGGAAGAGGCTCAGATAGTAGAGCACCGCCGGAATCAGCGCCGCTCGGATGATCTCCAGGTAGGTCACCGGCGGGGTGACGATCTCCAGCATCATGTAGGCGCCGGCACCCATCACCGGAGGCACCAGAGCACCGCCGGAGCTCGCCGCCGCCTCGACGCCGCCGGCAACGTGGGGCTTGAGGCCCGAGCTGCGCATCATGGGGATGGTGAAAGTGCCGGTGGTGGCGGTATTGGCCACGGCGCTGCCGGAGAGGGACCCCATCAGCCCGCTGGAGAGCACCGCCACCTTGGCGGCGCCGCCGGGGCTGCGGCGGAAGACTCGCCGGGCGAAGCGCAGAATGAAGGCGGTAGCGCCGGTGACCTCGAGCAGAGCTCCGAAGAGCACGAAGAGAAAGACGTAGGTGAACATCACCCGCAGGGCGGTGCCGAAGACCCCCTGGCTGTGGAGGAAGGTCTGGGCGACGATGCGCCCCGGCTCGTAGCCGCGGTGGGGGAAGAGCCACGAGGGCAGATCCGGACCGAGAACGGCGTAGGCGAGGAAGAGCAGCGCCAGGATGGGCAGCGCCATGCCGATGGTGCGGCGGGTGGCCTCGAGCACCAGCACCAGGCCCGCGGCACCCACGGCGTAGTCGAGACCGGTCTCCAGTCCGGCCCGGTTGCCCAGGTCGATGCCGCCGGACCACAGGCTGCGGAACAGGGGCTCGCTTTGCACCACCACGTAGCCGCACACCACCGCCGAGGCCGCTGCCAGGAAGCGGTCGAGCCAGCGCAGCAGCCGGGCGGCGGAGCTGCCTTCTTGGGCCAGCTTCTTCGATGCGGGCACCCGCAGGAAGCAGAGCACCAGCCCGATGCCGGTGAAGATGGCCAGCTGGCCGTGGGGAGTCAGGTGCGGGTAGTTGACCTCGGCGACGGTGAAGACGCAGAGCACCACCGAGAGCGCCAGGATCAGCCGCTGGCCGAAGGCCGCCCATGAGCCGCCACCGCCGGCTTTTGGAGTCCGAGCCTCTGGAGTCTGGGGCTTGGAAGGCTCGGGATGAGGATCGTGGGGCTGAGAAGCCCCCTCGTCCGCCGCTGGGCTCGATGTGGTCATGGCTTGGCGTGGAGCTCGACGGCGGTCCGGGGAGCGATCAGGAGGAGCCTTCCTGCGAGCCGCTTTCTCGCGGATTCCCAGTCTGAGAGCTATCAGCTTCGGGGCTTTCAGCTTCGCCCATCCCCTCCTCGGCTCCCTCGTCGGTCGGCCACAGCCCCGCTTCGCGATAGTAGCGCTCGGCGCCGGGGTGGAAGGGGGTGCCGGTGTCCCGCACCGCGTTGTTGGGGTTGATGGCGCGGCCGGCGGGATGGCGCTCCGCCACCTCTGCCCGCTGGTCGTAGAGGGTGCGGGTGACCTGGTAGACCCATTCTTCGGGAGCGGATTCAGCGACGATGACGTGCATGGAGCCCACGTCCAGCCCCTGGTAATCCTCGTCCAAGCCGGCGTAGGTACCCGCCGGGATCACCGCCGGCCGGAAGAAGGGATAGTCGGCGATGAGCTGCTCCCGTACCGCCGGATCTAAGGGCACGAAGGTGATGTCCTGGGTGGTGGTGGCCTGCTCGATGGACGGTGTCGGCACCGCGCCGCCGAGGAAGGCCGCCGCCGCGGAGCCGTCGGCGAGCATGTCCACCGCCGCCGACTGCGGCGCGTTCAAGGGGGTGAAGTCGTCGTAGGTGACGCCGTGGGCCTCCAGCAGCGGCCGGATGAAATACTCAA
Coding sequences within it:
- a CDS encoding Calx-beta domain-containing protein: MRFDPRSIGSRLLCSFALLFSSLLVAADAQAADVEINVSSNLFNPPMVVINPGDTVTWTNVQGTHNVNADDGSFRSGDPSPAPWTFSFTFNTPGSFPYHCEVHGGPGGEGMSGLVVVEDEDAMGSIAFTSTSYNVVESSQQAMITLTRSGGSDGDVSIDYATADGTALEGADYDQTSGTLTWLDGEDGPKSFGVPMIDDVLGEGNESFTVSLSNPIGGATVGEPSTATVQILDDDSDGQPCDANATDLCLNEGRFRVRTTWRTPDGESGAGRAIPLTDDTGYFWFFVASNVEVVVKVLDGCPVNDFYWVFAGGLTNVEVTLTVEDTVTGQVMVYQNPVRTAFQPIQDTRAFATCP
- a CDS encoding ferredoxin; this encodes MANTVEEEVAGLTVVIDRESCIGSGACVRVAPEVLELDDEDVVAFTEDLEDQEVERDQIVEACQVCPVDALTVLDESGDQLVP
- a CDS encoding TRAP transporter fused permease subunit, with protein sequence MTTSSPAADEGASQPHDPHPEPSKPQTPEARTPKAGGGGSWAAFGQRLILALSVVLCVFTVAEVNYPHLTPHGQLAIFTGIGLVLCFLRVPASKKLAQEGSSAARLLRWLDRFLAAASAVVCGYVVVQSEPLFRSLWSGGIDLGNRAGLETGLDYAVGAAGLVLVLEATRRTIGMALPILALLFLAYAVLGPDLPSWLFPHRGYEPGRIVAQTFLHSQGVFGTALRVMFTYVFLFVLFGALLEVTGATAFILRFARRVFRRSPGGAAKVAVLSSGLMGSLSGSAVANTATTGTFTIPMMRSSGLKPHVAGGVEAAASSGGALVPPVMGAGAYMMLEIVTPPVTYLEIIRAALIPAVLYYLSLFLIVHFRSRRVGERADSEVSLPSAPAFGGVVFGGAFLALIAFLLLGYTPFRAVTLALVAIVVLALCHASTRLRPGDLVAALGKTAKDMLPLIAAAACVGIILGVVTLTGVGTRLPAAILPLAQESLLLALGAIMISSIVLGMGLPSAVCYLLLATLIGPVLGRLGVVPLAAHLFIFYFGMMSMVTPPVALAGYTAASIAGSGILRTSFAAFRFALVGFTLPYMFVLRPQLLMLESSGEPASVWTIAPAVLLAVLGILPFAAGIAGYFLHRLSAVQRGLLLVASALLLIPGPEFVLAGIAVPTLAILGLVLLIVVTTWNWRQTQSDGSYDRG
- a CDS encoding TAXI family TRAP transporter solute-binding subunit, giving the protein MTPRSMTQRSDSIRSAAKIWAALPILALALLLLLAAACGGTPEGGEDGAEAAPETRFLSLGTAPPGGAFFVVGSALAEVLDRHHREDGWRVTAEATKGSQENIRRLAQGQLDLALSNAAITYFAVRGEGGWDRAYPMRSVVTLAPNVALFIAPEGSGVRSIQDLRGKRVVVGPAGAGFEYFIRPLLEAHGVTYDDFTPLNAPQSAAVDMLADGSAAAAFLGGAVPTPSIEQATTTQDITFVPLDPAVREQLIADYPFFRPAVIPAGTYAGLDEDYQGLDVGSMHVIVAESAPEEWVYQVTRTLYDQRAEVAERHPAGRAINPNNAVRDTGTPFHPGAERYYREAGLWPTDEGAEEGMGEAESPEADSSQTGNPRESGSQEGSS